Part of the Quercus robur chromosome 5, dhQueRobu3.1, whole genome shotgun sequence genome, TTATTTTAGGGATGAGAACAATATGTGTACAATTTATATCAGTCAACATATTACCATtattcaaaaaatccaaaaccgcATGAGTCACATCAGTCCCAACAATATGCCAaattttttgatagaaaaaagCATTCATACCATCCGATCTAGGAGCTTTTGTTGGTCCTATTTGGAAAAGCACTGTCTTCACCTCATCCACACTAAATTCACTGGATAAAACATTAATCATATCTAGAGACATCTTATGAAGGACTGCATTAAGGCATTCCTCCATTCGTTCACACCTATCCGAAGAGAAAATATCCTCAAAGTAATTTACTGCCACCTTTGCCACATCCTCAATCTCTTCAACCCACACACCCTCCGAAGTTTTAATTCCCTAAATGAAATTTCTACGCTGTCTTTATGAGGCCTTTGAGTGGAAAAATTTAGTGTTCTTATCCCCGAAGTTTAGCCAAGACAAGCGGGGGCGCTGTGCCCAATATATTTCTCGCTTTAGAAGGAGATCATCAAGCTGTTTACTTGCTGCCACAAAGCCAGATCTGGTTGCCTCAGTTTGATCACAAACATTTAGCCTCTCAAGCAATTTTTTCAGTCTCTTAATCCCAGCCACCCAAGGATTTGTCCTATTTGAACCCCAAGCCTTTAATTCTACCCCACAATGCAAAATTTTATTGCTGGTACTGACCAAAAAGCCCCTTCACCCCCTGATCGGCCCCAAGCTTCTCCAACCAATTCTTCACACTCGTCAGAGAGTAGCCATACCTCTTCAAACTTGAAACCCCGAGCAACACATCCTTGGAGTCTATTATCCTTTCCTATTTGCAAAAGTAATGGCATATGATCCGGAGCATGCGAAAATTCATGGGACACCGAGCTTGCGAAGAATGCATCTAACCACTCCTTATTTGCAACAGCACAATCAAGCCGTTCTCTTGTATTGACTGCACCTGGTCACTTGTTATTCCATGTGAACTTATATCCCTGAAAACCTGGATTAATTAGTTGACAAGACTCCAAGGCAGCCCCGAACTCCTCCATCTGTTTTGCCTGTGGCGGATGATTGCTCAGCTTTTCTGATGAATATAAATAAGCATTAAAGTCACCAATGCAGCACCAAGGACTCGTCACCAGCGAAGAGAGATGCTTCAAAAGAGCCCAAGATTTGTGTTTCTAACATGATTCCGGCCAGCCATAAAACTCAGTTAAAAACCATTGAAATCCATTATCCTCAACAACCTTTGCCAAGACATGATTCTTTGTATAATTAATTACTTCCAACCTTACATCCTCTTTCCAAATCAATGCTAAACCACCACCCGAATTAGGTTTCTTCACAATTAATTTGTTCAGATAGGCCAAGTTTCGACAATGTTTCATAAACCCGTCTCTATCAAGTCTTGTTTCCATGAGGAAACATACATTGGGAGCTTGAGCCCTCACTAAATTGTGAAAGTTTTGAATTGTCCAAGAGTTCCCAAGCCATTGGCAGTTCCAACTTAGCAACCTCATTGTGTTCGGAAATGGTGTTTTGACACCCCCGCCgattcaaaaaattgagaaccaTCCCCAAACTTTACTTTCTTCTCTGCCTGCTCTTCACCCCTATCAAACACATTCTGCTGCATTCCCTGGCTGCCTCTCTTGCCCAAAATAGACTTTGCTCCCTATTTTAATAAATCCACGGGTCCAAAGTCCATGCGTGTGAACCTGGTCCATTTGCTTTGCTTGTCTACTCCCTGAGGCCCAATTGGTCCATTTTTTATTCATAGGCCTATTAAAGACCCCTAGCCCGTCCCTACTTAGACTAAAATCTTCAGTACCTGACGTAATCCCATCCACCCCTTCCATCTTCGTAGACTTCTCTCCATGAAACTTGTGATTTGGCAACGTATCTTCTGGAAAAATCCCATAATTTCCGGTAGTACCAGCAGCATGTGTATCCGTGCAAACCCTAGTGAATACTTCGCCACCACCGCCGTCATCCGCCTCCGTTACCCTACCACTCCCCTGTTGTGAACGGACAGTCCTCTCCTTAGTACCATGATTAGCCTTACCCCGATACCTACCTTTACTACTTGGTGAACATGCTCGAGTTCCAGTTGCCTTCATCCATTCCCCATATTGACATTCTGCTTCCTCACCATTCTTAGTTGCTACAAAGTAATGAGCACAATGCTTGAGGTCATGCCCAAGCAAGTAGCAACAATGGCAGAACAAAGAAAGTCTCTCATATTTAAACGTAACCCAAGTCTTCTACCCATTCGATCCTGTCAAAAAATCTCCTCTCCGAAGAGGTTTAGATAAAGGGAAGGCAACCTTCACAcgcataaaaaaatttgggatgTCTTGTTTCCGCCTATTCTTCACCTTCTCCACCACTCCTAAACGTCCCCCCACTGCTTTGGCAATTGACAAAGAGACCATGTCGAACAGTGCCCCCCAAATTTGTACCCAAAAGGAAGCCAAATCGAACCTCACGTTACCAGCAGTCATCCCGGGTTTCCATCGGACTAACAATAAAACCTGATTGTCAAAGGTCCATGGTCCCCTCTTAACACCCTAGCCATATCAAATTCTGAGTTAAACTTAAACTGAAATAGATTTGGCCCGACTTCTACAACTTGTACCTGATTCTCCAAGCCCCATGTGCGTTTAAGAGTGCCCTGAGCAGCCCTCTTGTTAAAAGACCTGCACATGAGAAACTTCCCAATCAAACTTTGACAACAACTTTCAATCTTTTCCTTCCGTCCTtcatccaaaacaaaaataatctcttccttctctgtggTCAATTTCATGTTCTCTAAAATATTTATCACATCATCGGCCATAATCCAAGAAGAGTTGTCatcgaaaaaatagagaaaagtcAAGCCCTTAGTATAAACTAAGGGGGGGAGATCCTTGTATGCaaacgagagagagagctcCTACCCTAGAGGAGAGAAAGTTTGTAAAATTAAGCATTGAATTCAATTTGTTTAATGGTGGAGTTTAAACCTATGTTATGCCTGActttggttaagttggttttttattttattttttattcatatttcaAGGAAGGTTTGATTTGTTAAATAAACCATCATAAacaaatttaatgatttttataaTTCGTTTTCTCCATTTGGTGAATAACTCTAAACTATAAAGCTTGCCCACcattaataaaatacaatcGTTAAAACCACTGCAAATTAAAGATTCCAGTTGACCCCCTCAAGGCGGCAAAGCCTTGCATCAATCAATGGCTACCAAAGAAGAACAGCCACAAGTCttggaaaacaaagaagaaCCAAAGGAGGAGAGTGAGCTACCCTTAGTTGTTGTGCTTCGTTCCAAAAACTTCAACCTTCCCCTTGAAGACCACTTACAGAGTCATTTCCACCTACTTGACCCAAATGACTCGCCTGATGAGTCGACCAAGTCCTTCCTATCTCGCCATGCCCACTCGGCTCGTGCCTTACTCTGCGTGGGCTTGACCCCTCTCATTGCTGACACCCTTGGTCCCCAACCTAGCCTGGAACTCGTGGTTGGGTCCAGCGCTGGTGTTGAACACATTGACCTTCACGAATGTCGCCGTCGTGGAATCATGGTCATCAATGCTAGTGCTGCCTTATCTGAGGACGTAGTTGACTATGCCGTGGCACTGTTGATTGATGTTCTGCGTCGAATATCGGCTGCTGACCATTTTGTTCAAGGCAGGTTATGGCCTGTGAAAGGAGAACATCCACTTGGTTTCAAggtttgtttttgaatttgttgtttctcaaattaaaaaaaaataaaagtttttaccatttaaattcttcctatatatttttattggatatgaattttgaaattttagatggtatgtttttattatatcctCCATATCCATATTtgcaaagtttcaaaaaaaaatatcaataattatgtcattaatcaaatgtttaaatatcACGTTTTTGTAGTATagaattatgcataaaaaaaaggttaattgattgaatagtaaataatatttaatttgaacgaaatttgatatacgtgttaaaaatatatattaaaaaaatgcattagatattcaaatttcacatttaaatatccaataaaaagacATTGGAGGAGTTTGAAGGGTTTGAGAGGTATGTTTAAGACTAACTCTAGTGGCGGctctaaaagttttttttagagtggttattaagaaacttaaattatacaaaatctaataaaaaaaaaaacttcatatatagacccaaaaaaaaatgcaaatacatagtcttacaatttccttatataaatttttttttttaattttgaaatcgttgcatgatagtctcattatcaaaaCGCTGCAAATTACatatctttcaaaattttagttaaataaaatttttcttggacttttttattttatttttaaggacctaatatattgttaaagggaccaaagtttggctacaaacttaatTGTAGCCTAAAGCTACAGttttcactaaacaaattaattcagctacatattttaataatctaactgttaaattgcatgttcttaaaacacatgtcaaatttcatgttaatcatatgttatttattattcaatctataaacttattttttatatataattttagactacaaaaacttgaaattttaaaatataattgataacataactattaatctttgatttttaaaatatttttgcaaataTGGGAGATCAagttataagaagaaaatataatatattggtggatttgtcaaaattcacatctaataaaaaaaaatattgagaagagttgtagccttagtttacaactaagtttgttgCCAAATATTGGGTACAttgttttcttatcaaatatttgtccataattctagcaaaaaaataaataataaactataagttcatttgaaatattaataaaattattaattattgttgtttagttgtttcattaatttgtttgtcttttataaactataatttgtaatattgttatttcattaattataaaattatgaattattatttagcctaacataatttaattcatttgtcttttataatgtattggttaattatacaactttaattattgttgtttagtgtaacaataaactatattgctttaatttgtttttcattaattatactgctttaatttgttatattgtttagccccttgtgcacattacactaaaagaaTCAGACATTACACATCCCATGTAtagcacaataattaaagcagtgtaatgtgcagcacattacactgctttaattattgtttactcGGCCCCATGTGCCCATCAGCCCATCTACCCCCACCCCACCCAATAGACAAGCACAAGCCTCATGCCTGATGCCCCAATCACAATAGTCAATAACCTGCCAATCAGAAAActtcacaatcacaaatcacaatacacattacactaaaagacaattaatatcTCACAGTCActaacaccaacaccaacacacactcaccaacaccaacgaataagataaagccaaattcaaaaagataaaaaacaagcaaaaaacaaaatatatataaagctcATTCATTCGGCCAGTcaatcacagagagagagagagagagagagttactaAGTTACACTAGAATAAAGAGACTTAAGAAAGAGACATTCATTAATTTAGTTTTCATTTCAGACTTTTAGTgagataaagagaaagagagactgagagtgagagagagtcagagagaaaaagagatagaaataccttgagggagggaGCATCGAGCACCGAGTACTAGAGCAGAGCGATCTGCGATCTGCGATTTGCGATGAGGGGCTAGCAACGAGCGACGACGATGAGGGCGAGTGAGTGAGCGACGACGATGACGAGGAACGAGCTACGGCGACGAG contains:
- the LOC126727993 gene encoding glyoxylate/hydroxypyruvate reductase HPR3-like → MATKEEQPQVLENKEEPKEESELPLVVVLRSKNFNLPLEDHLQSHFHLLDPNDSPDESTKSFLSRHAHSARALLCVGLTPLIADTLGPQPSLELVVGSSAGVEHIDLHECRRRGIMVINASAALSEDVVDYAVALLIDVLRRISAADHFVQGRLWPVKGEHPLGFKVCF